A stretch of bacterium DNA encodes these proteins:
- a CDS encoding choice-of-anchor J domain-containing protein, giving the protein MRRPVALLSILLLGAVWFALPPAGAQVAGKGTPRGTDVRLVEGFESEAWRIGWTVVDGDGGGTTWGRLGVDQHYRPRGGSWSLGSRFNEDGPPSDDWLITPPMRADSANRTFTIYYRSQDPDWPENVEFLSLHTAVPLAVGILASRRGDFTLIRHQENIPTEWQQFQHVVEPEDGGVWYFAVRCVSPNRFVLLVDDASGFWTQSLSNWVLEPAYERMDFGLLRQEERRTRPFRLWNMHEDSLLEVTISHRPRAPFVMSSTWSEGGTLDVTPEDSLGAVAGVFPVMVDGADTIRYQGSFSDSLVLDLFHHAGELARLVIPFTAAIWEADSLEDLLLHETFESDTLAAGWDSVVGEGASDPLGWQFGSHASSANFTVPLGSRFAYINSDGRGRFTPAGLPLTQDAWLITPWLDVSRTAEGDPARGLLLGWDQVYDSRAGGCLELWADSAGTGWRLAGQATSSTVWTSRDLDLSRLAGADSLRLAFRFRGAWSYGAAVDNVVLLPVSELLPGLAAPEPPPPLPTAQVAIAPNPFNPVTQVRYEAREAGRLEIRVHNLLGQQVMSRGPYLLRPGDNTFALDFGQLASGVYLVRLVSTDAGGRMEQHLRRVTFLK; this is encoded by the coding sequence ATGAGAAGACCTGTCGCGCTGCTGTCGATTCTGCTGCTGGGGGCGGTCTGGTTCGCCCTGCCGCCCGCCGGGGCCCAGGTGGCGGGCAAGGGAACACCCCGCGGCACGGACGTGCGGCTGGTGGAGGGCTTTGAGAGCGAGGCGTGGCGCATCGGCTGGACGGTGGTGGACGGGGACGGCGGCGGCACCACCTGGGGGCGCCTCGGCGTCGACCAGCATTACCGGCCGCGCGGCGGCTCCTGGTCCCTCGGCTCGCGTTTCAACGAGGATGGCCCGCCCAGCGACGACTGGCTCATCACGCCGCCCATGAGGGCCGACAGCGCCAACCGCACCTTCACCATCTACTATCGCAGCCAGGATCCGGACTGGCCGGAGAATGTGGAGTTCCTCTCGCTGCATACGGCGGTGCCGCTGGCGGTGGGCATCCTGGCCTCCCGGCGCGGGGACTTCACCCTCATCCGCCACCAGGAGAACATCCCCACCGAATGGCAGCAGTTCCAGCACGTGGTGGAGCCCGAGGACGGCGGCGTCTGGTACTTCGCCGTGCGCTGCGTGTCGCCCAACCGCTTTGTGCTGCTTGTGGATGACGCCAGCGGCTTCTGGACGCAATCCCTCAGCAACTGGGTGCTCGAACCGGCCTACGAGCGGATGGACTTCGGACTGCTGCGGCAGGAGGAGCGGCGCACGCGTCCCTTCCGCCTCTGGAACATGCACGAGGATTCGCTGCTGGAGGTGACGATCAGCCACCGGCCGCGGGCGCCCTTCGTCATGTCGAGCACCTGGAGCGAGGGCGGCACGCTTGATGTCACGCCGGAGGACAGCCTGGGGGCGGTCGCCGGCGTCTTCCCCGTCATGGTCGACGGCGCCGACACGATCCGCTATCAGGGCAGCTTCAGCGACTCCCTCGTGCTTGACCTGTTCCACCACGCCGGCGAATTGGCCCGCCTGGTCATTCCTTTCACGGCGGCCATCTGGGAGGCGGACTCCCTGGAGGACCTGCTCCTTCACGAGACCTTCGAGTCCGACACCCTGGCCGCCGGCTGGGACAGCGTGGTGGGCGAGGGCGCCTCCGATCCGCTGGGCTGGCAGTTCGGATCCCATGCCAGCTCGGCCAACTTCACCGTGCCGCTGGGCAGCCGTTTCGCCTACATCAACAGCGACGGACGAGGCCGCTTCACGCCGGCGGGCCTGCCCCTGACCCAGGACGCCTGGCTGATCACGCCATGGCTGGACGTCTCGCGCACGGCGGAGGGAGACCCGGCCCGGGGACTGCTGCTGGGCTGGGACCAGGTGTATGACAGCCGGGCCGGCGGTTGTCTGGAGCTGTGGGCGGACAGCGCCGGCACAGGCTGGCGTCTGGCGGGACAGGCGACGAGCTCCACCGTCTGGACCAGCCGCGACCTCGACCTGTCGCGCCTGGCGGGTGCGGACAGCCTGCGCCTGGCTTTCCGCTTCCGCGGCGCCTGGTCCTATGGGGCGGCGGTGGACAACGTGGTGCTGCTGCCCGTCTCCGAACTGCTGCCGGGGTTGGCAGCGCCCGAACCCCCACCACCTCTGCCGACGGCCCAGGTGGCCATTGCGCCCAATCCCTTCAATCCGGTGACCCAGGTCCGCTACGAGGCACGGGAGGCGGGGCGGCTGGAGATTCGCGTGCACAATCTCCTGGGACAGCAGGTGATGAGTCGCGGACCCTACCTGCTGCGGCCCGGGGACAACACCTTTGCCCTCGATTTCGGGCAGCTGGCCAGCGGCGTCTATCTGGTGCGCCTGGTCAGCACGGATGCGGGGGGAAGGATGGAGCAGCACCTGCGGCGGGTGACCTTCCTCAAGTAG
- a CDS encoding tetratricopeptide repeat protein yields MTRRPHLSSRGLLLAVLLLLAAGELWAAASLAEQREARHARLFLADDRPDLAVAQCRQFLDRFPASSLGDEVLQMEGQAWLAQGRTAEALAAFQGLLVRHGDSPLAPAAQLAVGDCHHRLGRARDAQASWQRIAERYPASPLALTGLLRAEEHLSRSDRPARQDLLRRALELDPDSEAGLEARRRWAVLLLEEGREEAARHLLERVVREAAPGPLHRSALRELAALHARAQRREEALLTLQRPLDDYDDTPWRGGLWLELAMGRLDQGRYPEAERGLRAALAMADPRLDRPTMTDSLRLLLADALAFQARHSEAMETLLAGRRQDAWVQARLGWCLALDGDSSRAALRWAAAAESLMTRSRLDEQESRLLATSLEQLALCQEASGMSALPWERLAEMASQVPPGAPEATPLAAALLRHGLASAAKRLLAGSEDLPRLADHRGLLRLQTALALGQGGRAQDLARIFRDRWPGSPLREEVDRLSPDPSRAGRPQDELDRRREAWARQARPGPEDLRARILELETLRREGRSDREELAGELVLHWNHYRKALAAQGRDSGVQADCARRTIAWTDSLRRPAGVHLLARAAAHEALGDPAAARRQWQGVLDGHGEEAAAAVAVRRLAPQPDSDGTQRARLAERLGRDWAWHPAADSIRLELAAAERRDGRPAVSLAICDSLLAGHEQWPAPLPIMRLGLAGALEESALSLEALGDRAESRRRWLRGVAAAGPDSLVAARLLLRVARSFQADERTEDARGACRALLAVCATCPPARPARRLLAELCVEEGRHGEALVELEPLAPAASPDLGLRAQWVSALYRAGRADQGRVEFQRLLKQAPRAMGDSIKASANLARGLQLLETGDGAQAEKSFSLVVTDLGRMPQAPAAHLGVGLAQKAQGKASRAVKTFTEVEKRWAGQPVAGRAAGERAVLLAEAGDTAGALAAAEAAVERTQGRDRREALGRLADLASRLQRPAAHRRALERYRVDYPDAPDILARRVEEARLLARSGETAAARSALRALQAEASEEEAAEIQFRLGEVAEAEDDPAGAALEYQKVPHLDGPGGLDWGASALFEATRCWRGMGRLGQAEQSLREILRREGEPSGHGRRALAELEDLRQELERHEGAGERDRDRD; encoded by the coding sequence ATGACACGACGCCCCCACCTATCTTCCCGCGGCCTCTTGCTCGCCGTCCTGCTGCTCTTGGCCGCCGGCGAGCTGTGGGCGGCCGCCTCGCTGGCGGAGCAGCGCGAAGCCAGGCACGCCCGCCTCTTCCTTGCGGATGACCGGCCGGATCTGGCCGTGGCCCAGTGCCGGCAGTTCCTCGACCGCTTCCCCGCCTCCTCCCTGGGCGACGAGGTGCTGCAGATGGAGGGCCAGGCCTGGCTGGCCCAGGGACGGACGGCGGAAGCGCTCGCCGCCTTCCAGGGCCTGCTTGTGCGTCATGGCGACTCCCCCCTGGCTCCCGCCGCGCAATTGGCCGTGGGTGATTGCCATCATCGGCTGGGCCGCGCCCGCGACGCCCAGGCGTCCTGGCAGCGCATCGCCGAGCGCTACCCCGCCTCACCCCTGGCCTTGACCGGATTGCTGCGGGCGGAGGAGCACCTGTCCCGCAGCGATCGTCCCGCCCGCCAGGATCTGCTGCGGCGAGCCCTGGAGCTGGATCCGGACAGCGAAGCCGGCCTGGAGGCCAGGCGGCGCTGGGCCGTCCTGCTCCTCGAGGAGGGGCGCGAGGAGGCCGCCCGCCACCTGTTGGAGCGCGTGGTGCGGGAGGCGGCGCCCGGCCCCCTGCACCGGTCGGCCTTGCGCGAGCTGGCGGCTCTTCACGCCCGTGCCCAGCGGCGGGAGGAGGCGCTGCTGACCTTGCAGCGGCCGCTCGACGACTACGACGACACACCCTGGCGGGGCGGACTTTGGCTTGAGCTGGCCATGGGCCGGCTGGATCAGGGCCGCTATCCCGAGGCGGAGCGCGGCCTGCGGGCCGCGCTGGCCATGGCCGATCCCCGGCTTGACCGGCCCACTATGACGGACAGTCTTCGTCTGCTGCTGGCGGACGCCCTCGCCTTCCAGGCGAGGCACTCCGAAGCGATGGAGACGCTGCTGGCCGGCCGCCGCCAGGACGCCTGGGTCCAGGCCCGGCTGGGTTGGTGCCTGGCGCTGGATGGCGACTCCAGCCGTGCCGCCCTGCGCTGGGCCGCGGCGGCGGAGTCGCTGATGACGCGCTCCCGCCTGGATGAACAGGAATCCCGCCTGCTGGCCACCAGCCTGGAGCAGCTTGCCCTTTGCCAGGAGGCCAGCGGAATGAGCGCCCTCCCCTGGGAGCGGCTGGCGGAGATGGCGAGCCAGGTGCCGCCGGGCGCCCCCGAGGCGACGCCCCTTGCCGCCGCCCTGCTCCGCCACGGATTGGCGTCGGCGGCAAAGCGACTGCTGGCGGGCAGTGAGGACTTGCCCCGCCTGGCCGACCATCGCGGGCTGCTGCGGCTGCAGACAGCCCTGGCGCTGGGGCAAGGGGGCCGCGCCCAGGACTTGGCCCGCATCTTCCGCGACCGTTGGCCGGGATCGCCCCTGCGGGAGGAGGTGGATCGCCTCTCACCCGATCCCAGCCGGGCCGGTCGGCCGCAGGATGAGCTGGACCGGCGGCGCGAGGCCTGGGCGCGACAGGCGCGGCCCGGCCCCGAGGATCTGCGGGCGCGCATCCTGGAGTTGGAGACCCTGCGGCGGGAAGGCCGGAGCGACCGGGAGGAGCTGGCCGGCGAACTGGTCCTCCACTGGAATCATTATCGCAAGGCCCTGGCGGCCCAAGGACGCGACAGCGGCGTCCAGGCCGACTGCGCCCGGCGGACCATCGCCTGGACGGACAGCCTGCGCCGGCCGGCGGGCGTCCACCTGCTGGCCAGGGCCGCGGCTCACGAGGCGCTGGGGGATCCGGCCGCGGCGCGCCGGCAGTGGCAGGGCGTCCTGGACGGCCATGGTGAGGAAGCCGCCGCCGCCGTAGCGGTCCGCCGGCTGGCGCCCCAGCCGGACAGCGATGGCACGCAGCGGGCCAGGCTGGCCGAGCGGCTGGGTCGGGACTGGGCCTGGCACCCGGCGGCCGATTCCATCCGCCTTGAACTGGCCGCCGCTGAGCGCCGCGACGGTAGGCCCGCCGTCAGTCTGGCCATCTGCGACAGTCTCCTTGCGGGACATGAGCAGTGGCCGGCGCCCCTGCCGATCATGCGACTGGGCCTGGCGGGGGCTCTGGAGGAGAGTGCGCTCAGCCTGGAGGCACTGGGGGACCGGGCCGAATCCCGCCGCCGCTGGCTGCGCGGGGTGGCGGCCGCCGGGCCGGACTCCCTCGTCGCCGCCCGCCTTCTGCTTCGCGTGGCCCGCAGTTTCCAGGCCGATGAGCGGACGGAGGACGCCCGCGGCGCCTGTCGGGCACTGCTCGCGGTTTGCGCCACCTGTCCGCCGGCCCGCCCCGCCCGCCGCCTGTTGGCGGAGCTGTGCGTGGAGGAAGGACGTCATGGCGAGGCCCTGGTGGAGCTGGAGCCGCTCGCCCCCGCCGCCTCCCCCGACCTGGGTCTGCGCGCCCAGTGGGTATCCGCCCTCTACCGGGCCGGACGAGCGGATCAGGGGCGGGTGGAGTTCCAGCGTCTGCTGAAGCAGGCGCCCCGGGCCATGGGCGACAGCATCAAGGCCTCCGCCAACCTGGCCCGCGGACTGCAATTGCTGGAGACCGGCGATGGGGCCCAGGCGGAGAAATCCTTTTCGCTGGTTGTCACCGACCTCGGCCGCATGCCGCAGGCCCCGGCCGCGCACCTGGGGGTGGGTCTCGCCCAGAAGGCCCAGGGCAAGGCCAGCCGCGCCGTCAAGACCTTCACCGAGGTGGAGAAGCGCTGGGCGGGCCAGCCCGTGGCCGGTCGGGCCGCTGGCGAGCGGGCTGTCCTGCTGGCCGAGGCGGGCGACACGGCAGGCGCTCTGGCCGCGGCGGAGGCCGCCGTGGAGAGGACGCAGGGGCGGGATCGCCGCGAGGCCCTGGGTCGCCTGGCGGATTTGGCCAGCCGGCTGCAGCGGCCGGCGGCCCACCGGCGGGCGCTGGAGCGTTATCGTGTTGACTACCCCGACGCGCCTGACATCCTGGCCCGCCGGGTCGAGGAGGCGCGTCTGCTGGCAAGGAGCGGCGAGACGGCCGCGGCACGCTCCGCCCTGCGCGCCCTGCAGGCGGAGGCATCGGAGGAGGAGGCCGCCGAGATCCAGTTTAGGTTGGGCGAGGTGGCGGAGGCCGAGGACGACCCGGCCGGGGCGGCGCTTGAGTACCAGAAGGTGCCGCACCTGGATGGACCGGGGGGTCTGGATTGGGGAGCAAGCGCCCTCTTCGAGGCGACGCGCTGCTGGCGCGGGATGGGTCGTCTGGGCCAGGCGGAGCAAAGCTTGCGGGAGATCCTGCGCCGGGAGGGCGAGCCGTCGGGCCACGGCCGCCGGGCCCTGGCCGAGCTGGAGGATCTGCGTCAGGAGCTGGAACGGCATGAAGGTGCCGGGGAAAGGGACAGGGACCGTGACTGA
- a CDS encoding transposase → MENHGDQAHNHAGHDVNYRRWRIPGGTYFFTVVTQDRRPLLLHFYERLLRSIAWTQQRRPFELDAFVVLPDHLHTMWTLPPGDTDYSSRWLWIKRRFSEGLPGGVLNASRIKKGERGIWQRRFWEHSIRDEQDWRAHLDFIHADPVKHGQVRAPRDWPFSSFATWVDLGCYPAEWDGRHALEREGVGQE, encoded by the coding sequence ATGGAGAACCATGGCGACCAGGCGCACAACCATGCTGGACACGACGTGAACTACCGCCGCTGGCGCATCCCGGGCGGGACCTATTTCTTCACGGTGGTGACGCAGGACCGCCGCCCCCTTCTCCTTCACTTTTACGAGCGCCTGCTGCGCTCCATCGCCTGGACACAACAGCGCCGTCCTTTCGAGTTGGACGCCTTCGTCGTCCTGCCCGACCACCTCCACACCATGTGGACTCTGCCCCCGGGCGACACGGACTACTCGTCCCGCTGGCTCTGGATCAAGCGCCGTTTCTCGGAGGGCCTGCCCGGCGGCGTGCTCAACGCGTCGCGCATCAAGAAGGGGGAGCGCGGCATCTGGCAGCGGCGTTTCTGGGAGCACAGCATCCGCGATGAGCAGGATTGGCGGGCACACCTGGACTTCATCCACGCCGACCCCGTCAAGCACGGCCAGGTCCGCGCCCCCCGCGATTGGCCCTTCAGCTCCTTCGCCACCTGGGTCGACCTGGGATGTTACCCCGCGGAATGGGATGGGCGGCACGCCCTCGAGCGGGAAGGAGTGGGCCAGGAATGA
- the mltG gene encoding endolytic transglycosylase MltG → MGGAAPVALAPAPSRGRLRLRRRVLVVTAIVVVVVLLGVRLWSWLAHDPAWAGQQNVAKVMVVPGMTLRQVAAELNRLRLLDEPRRLLLAARLLGGDRAIQVGAFILDSDMSPTAMLRQLLVFSVPMIKVRIPEGARTTDAVGLLARETGRDSLLMMQLTRDSSFVRLLGLRTPDLDGLLFPDTYFFSTADDERAILFKAVARFQHVLDGLATPGPLDSLDLRRLCTLASIVQAEYQVADEADTIAAVYLNRLAIGMKLQADPTVQFLLPAWRRLYVRDLSLDSPYNTYLHPGLPPGPIGNPGRVALQAVLQPAACDYLYFVSLGNGRHAFSRSYQDHLVARRILDALRRQLEEGELEDEPSQLERAAQLALREEQDSLARSGHPPWPTAGR, encoded by the coding sequence ATGGGAGGGGCCGCGCCCGTCGCCCTGGCGCCCGCCCCTTCACGCGGCCGCCTGCGACTCAGGCGACGCGTGCTGGTGGTCACGGCCATCGTGGTGGTGGTGGTCCTGCTGGGCGTCCGGCTCTGGTCCTGGCTGGCCCACGACCCAGCCTGGGCGGGGCAGCAAAACGTGGCCAAGGTGATGGTTGTCCCCGGCATGACCTTGCGCCAAGTGGCCGCCGAGTTGAACCGCCTGCGGCTCTTGGACGAACCACGCCGGCTGCTGCTGGCCGCCCGGCTGCTGGGCGGCGACCGTGCCATCCAGGTGGGCGCTTTCATCCTGGACAGCGACATGTCGCCCACCGCCATGCTGCGCCAGCTGCTGGTCTTCTCCGTTCCCATGATCAAGGTGCGCATCCCGGAAGGCGCCCGCACAACCGATGCGGTGGGGTTGCTGGCCCGCGAGACGGGCCGGGACAGCCTGCTCATGATGCAACTGACGCGCGACTCCTCCTTCGTCCGCCTGCTGGGGCTGCGCACTCCCGACCTGGACGGCCTCCTCTTCCCCGACACCTATTTCTTCTCCACCGCCGACGATGAGCGGGCGATCCTCTTCAAGGCGGTGGCGCGCTTCCAGCACGTGCTGGACGGACTGGCCACGCCCGGGCCGTTGGACAGCCTGGACCTGCGCCGCCTTTGCACGCTGGCTTCTATTGTCCAGGCGGAGTACCAGGTGGCGGACGAGGCGGACACCATCGCCGCGGTCTACTTGAATCGCCTCGCCATCGGCATGAAGCTGCAGGCCGACCCCACCGTCCAGTTCCTCCTGCCCGCTTGGCGCCGCCTCTATGTGCGGGACCTCTCACTGGACTCCCCCTACAACACCTATCTGCACCCCGGTCTGCCGCCGGGACCCATCGGCAATCCCGGCCGGGTGGCGCTCCAAGCTGTGCTGCAGCCGGCTGCCTGTGACTATCTCTACTTCGTATCGCTGGGCAACGGCCGCCACGCCTTCTCCCGCTCCTACCAGGATCACCTGGTGGCGCGCCGGATATTGGACGCCCTGCGCCGGCAGCTGGAGGAAGGTGAGCTGGAGGATGAACCCAGCCAGTTGGAGCGGGCCGCCCAGCTTGCCCTGCGGGAGGAGCAGGACAGCCTGGCCCGTTCCGGCCATCCGCCCTGGCCCACGGCCGGCCGGTAG
- a CDS encoding UvrD-helicase domain-containing protein, translated as MNLSDLNPAQQAAVRAMEGPVLILAGAGSGKTRVLTSRIAWLLDQRQAKPWEILALTFTNKAAREMKERIGALVGGSVADMWVGTFHSIFARILRREAEFIGYGRNFTIYDADDQLKVVQDCMERLSLKSGQLNPKRAHSVISSAKNSMQDPESFAASDSGFIHERLSEIYREYALQLRKANAMDFDDLLLKPIDLFRDHPERLDLYQQRFRFLLIDEYQDTNQAQFEVSRLIAQHSRNICVVGDDDQSIYGWRGADLHNILDFERTWPETRVFKLEQNYRSTETILEAAHAVVSRNASRHPKKLWTQNGRGEPIALLLGEDETMEAALVCRRIVEHREQGGACRDVAILYRTNAQSRALEEAFMRHGLRYQIVGGTRFYERREIKDLLAYLRLLINPRDMVSLLRVINTPRRGIGEATVAQLRQICAAAGVEVVAGLQRPELLHELGRGAPARLHEFGRLLGDLSALQESGKPSEVLELLLEQTRYIEHLEAEGPEGKPRVENVRELQAALQHYEENSELGLAGFLEEVALVADVDAWDDKEDHVTLMTVHSAKGLEFPVVFVTGLEEGLFPLAGALDEPEQLEEERRLFYVAATRAKRRLFLCHARMRRRYGQAGGALPSTFLDLIPAELVDRSAAGSRLAAPASRFSWRDEQTRWDGESQLRPIGGRGVPGRPERRPVPPPPSPPPPIRPGFAGGELELDQPEEHGLPARPAGPAPTPGGRRAGRPRLGLDREREALLNQYSPFRKAVPVRDPSSQVAELADPEDLFPGATVLHETYGRGVIIHLTGLGGETRVSVRFESVGVKKLLARLARLRLIG; from the coding sequence ATGAACCTATCCGACCTGAATCCCGCCCAGCAGGCCGCCGTGCGTGCCATGGAGGGCCCGGTGCTCATCCTGGCCGGCGCCGGCAGCGGCAAGACCCGCGTGCTCACCAGCCGCATCGCCTGGCTCCTCGACCAGCGCCAGGCAAAGCCCTGGGAAATCCTGGCCCTCACCTTCACCAACAAGGCCGCCCGCGAGATGAAGGAGCGGATCGGCGCGCTGGTGGGCGGCAGCGTGGCGGACATGTGGGTGGGCACCTTCCACAGCATCTTCGCCCGCATCCTGCGGCGCGAGGCGGAGTTCATCGGCTATGGCCGCAACTTCACCATCTATGACGCCGACGACCAGCTCAAGGTCGTGCAGGATTGCATGGAGCGCCTCTCCCTCAAGAGCGGCCAGCTCAATCCCAAGCGGGCGCATTCCGTCATCTCCAGCGCCAAGAACTCAATGCAGGACCCGGAGAGCTTCGCCGCCTCCGACAGTGGATTCATCCACGAACGGTTGAGCGAGATCTACCGGGAATACGCCCTGCAGCTGCGCAAGGCCAATGCGATGGACTTCGACGACCTGCTGCTCAAGCCCATCGACCTCTTCCGCGACCACCCGGAGCGGCTGGACCTGTACCAGCAGCGCTTCCGCTTCCTCCTCATCGACGAGTACCAGGACACCAACCAGGCCCAGTTCGAAGTCAGCCGCCTCATCGCGCAACACAGCCGCAACATCTGCGTGGTGGGCGACGACGACCAGTCCATCTACGGCTGGCGGGGCGCCGACCTGCACAACATCCTCGATTTCGAGCGGACCTGGCCCGAGACCCGCGTCTTCAAGCTGGAGCAGAACTACCGCTCCACCGAGACCATCCTCGAGGCGGCCCACGCCGTTGTGTCACGCAACGCTTCGCGCCATCCCAAGAAGCTGTGGACGCAGAACGGGCGGGGCGAGCCCATTGCGCTGCTGCTGGGCGAGGATGAGACGATGGAGGCGGCCCTCGTCTGCCGGCGGATCGTGGAGCACCGCGAACAGGGCGGCGCCTGCCGCGACGTGGCCATCCTCTACCGGACCAACGCCCAGTCCCGCGCCCTGGAGGAGGCCTTCATGCGCCACGGTCTGCGCTACCAGATCGTGGGCGGAACGCGCTTCTACGAGCGGCGGGAGATCAAGGACCTGCTCGCCTACCTGCGCCTGCTGATCAATCCGCGGGACATGGTGAGCCTGCTGCGGGTGATCAACACGCCGCGGCGGGGCATTGGCGAAGCCACCGTGGCCCAGCTGCGCCAGATCTGCGCCGCCGCCGGGGTGGAGGTGGTGGCGGGCCTGCAACGGCCGGAGCTGCTGCACGAGCTGGGACGGGGCGCCCCGGCCCGTCTGCACGAGTTCGGGCGTCTCCTGGGCGACCTGAGCGCCCTCCAGGAGAGCGGCAAGCCCAGCGAGGTGCTCGAACTGCTGCTGGAACAGACGCGCTACATCGAGCACCTGGAGGCGGAGGGTCCCGAGGGCAAGCCCCGGGTCGAGAACGTGCGCGAGCTGCAGGCCGCCCTCCAGCATTACGAGGAGAACAGCGAGCTGGGATTGGCCGGCTTTCTCGAAGAGGTGGCGCTGGTGGCCGACGTGGACGCCTGGGACGACAAGGAGGACCACGTCACCCTGATGACCGTGCACAGCGCCAAGGGCCTGGAGTTTCCCGTCGTCTTCGTCACCGGACTGGAGGAGGGCCTTTTCCCGCTGGCCGGGGCCTTGGACGAGCCCGAGCAGTTGGAGGAGGAGCGCCGCCTCTTCTACGTGGCCGCCACCCGGGCCAAGCGTCGCCTCTTCCTCTGCCACGCCCGCATGAGGCGCCGCTACGGGCAGGCGGGGGGGGCCCTGCCCAGCACCTTCCTCGATCTCATCCCGGCGGAGCTGGTGGACCGCTCCGCCGCCGGCAGCCGCTTGGCCGCCCCGGCCAGCCGCTTCAGCTGGCGGGACGAGCAGACCCGCTGGGACGGCGAGAGCCAACTGCGTCCCATCGGCGGGCGCGGCGTGCCGGGACGACCGGAACGACGACCGGTTCCGCCTCCGCCCTCCCCCCCGCCGCCCATCCGTCCCGGCTTCGCCGGCGGGGAGCTGGAACTGGACCAGCCCGAGGAGCATGGTCTGCCCGCCCGTCCGGCCGGGCCCGCGCCGACCCCCGGCGGGCGCCGCGCCGGCCGTCCGCGCCTGGGTCTGGACCGGGAGCGGGAGGCCTTGCTCAACCAGTACAGTCCCTTCCGCAAGGCCGTGCCGGTGCGGGATCCCTCCTCCCAGGTGGCCGAACTGGCGGATCCGGAGGACCTCTTTCCCGGGGCGACAGTGCTGCACGAGACCTATGGGCGCGGCGTCATCATCCATTTGACCGGCCTCGGCGGCGAAACACGGGTGAGCGTGCGCTTCGAGTCGGTGGGGGTGAAGAAACTGCTGGCCCGTCTGGCCAGGCTGCGCCTGATCGGGTGA
- the nadC gene encoding carboxylating nicotinate-nucleotide diphosphorylase, producing the protein MLAAAAPLIRLALEEDLGRTGPPWLPGDITGAACVPAGVLGRAWIEARQAGVLCGLPLVAEVFAQVRDDSPLSCQARKADGDHVTAGERIVELEGSLHAILAGERTALNFLQRLSGIATAAAELSSLTGGRPRVLDTRKTTPGWRVLEKLAVRTGGGHNHRMGLHDMYLIKENHIRAAGGIPAAVAAARRHRGGEHAGPPIEVEVENLAELEQALAAGADLIMLDNFTPDRLAAAVALTAGRVPLEVSGGIHAGTIQDYSRAGIDLVSVGALTHSCRVFDCSLLVETCTP; encoded by the coding sequence ATGCTGGCGGCGGCCGCGCCGCTCATCCGGTTGGCCCTGGAGGAGGACCTGGGACGGACGGGACCGCCCTGGCTGCCCGGCGACATCACCGGTGCCGCCTGCGTGCCCGCCGGGGTCCTGGGCCGGGCCTGGATCGAGGCCCGCCAAGCGGGCGTCCTCTGCGGCCTGCCCCTGGTGGCGGAGGTCTTCGCCCAGGTGCGCGACGACTCTCCCCTGTCCTGCCAAGCCCGCAAGGCGGACGGCGATCATGTGACGGCGGGGGAGCGCATCGTGGAGCTGGAGGGATCGCTGCACGCCATCCTGGCCGGCGAGCGGACGGCCCTCAACTTCCTGCAGCGTTTGTCCGGCATCGCCACGGCCGCGGCGGAGTTGTCCTCCCTCACCGGGGGCCGGCCCCGGGTGCTGGACACGCGCAAGACGACTCCCGGCTGGCGGGTCCTGGAGAAGCTGGCCGTTCGCACGGGCGGCGGCCACAACCACCGCATGGGCCTGCACGACATGTACCTGATCAAGGAGAACCACATTCGGGCGGCGGGGGGCATTCCCGCGGCGGTGGCGGCGGCGCGCCGGCATCGCGGCGGGGAGCATGCCGGCCCGCCCATCGAAGTCGAGGTGGAGAACCTGGCCGAGCTGGAGCAGGCCCTCGCCGCCGGCGCGGACCTGATCATGCTGGACAATTTCACGCCGGACCGGCTGGCGGCCGCCGTGGCGCTGACCGCCGGACGAGTCCCGCTTGAAGTGAGTGGCGGCATCCATGCCGGAACGATCCAGGACTACAGCCGGGCCGGCATCGATCTTGTGTCCGTGGGCGCCCTGACGCACAGTTGTCGGGTCTTCGACTGCTCGCTGCTGGTGGAGACATGCACACCATGA